The window TTCGCGCGACATCTCGCAAGTCGAGAACAGCATTGCGCTTAGCTCTCGTCCAAAGCGCGCGGAGAGCACACGCGGGAGGCCAGGGAGTCCGCTCCAACGCGACAGGGTTGCGGAACGCGTCGCGCAGGACAAATCTTGCTCGGCCCGGCTGCACATCTTGCCCTCGCTCCCGCACCCGCCGATGAAAGCGACCCTGCTGGCCGCAGCTCTCTGCGCGGCCGCCACACCCGCGCACGCCCAGGTGGAGTTCCTCACCGACTTCTTCAAGGAGGTGAACAGCGTCGCCCTCTCCGTGCAGGGGGGCGGGATACCGGGCTCCGCCAACCTGACGACGCGCGGCTCGGACTGCCCGGGCGGCGGAGTGTGCGGGGTGTTCGCCGAGATGCTGATCGACCTGCCGGACGTCGGGGGCACGGAGCTGGAGCTGGGGCTGGGAACCGGCTACCTGCGCGGCTTTCGCGCGCGCGAGGAGAGCCTGGACCTGCACGGCTCCATGCGCTCCATCCCCGTGGTCTCGGCGTATGCGACCTTCCCCGAGATCGAGCGGCTGGCGCGGATCGAGCCCTACGCCGGGCTCAGCGTGGGTGCTGCGCAGCTCTGGAACGCGCGCGGCTACGACCCCGAACGCACCGTGTTCGCCGTGGAGGGCGAGACGCTGGAATTCGGGGCTACCGCGGGGCTCTACCTGCCGCTGCGCGGGCTGTTCGTGGAAGGGGTTTACCGCGTGCGCCGCTTCGAGAGCATCACCTGGGAGCTCCCCGAAGCCGCCGAGGAGCGTCTCCCCGCCAACTGGCCCCGCTCCCTCGACGCCAGCGGCTGGACGCTGGCGGTCGGCTGGCAGTTCCGCTTCCGCGACCAAGCCAAAGAAGAGGAGCCGGACACCTGAACAACATCACACAGAGCCGCAGAGGAAACGGCAAGAACACGAGAGAGTCTTTCCTCCGTGTCCTTGCCGTTCCTTCCGTGTCTCTGTGTGAGGCGCTGTTTCAGCGGCTGCCGTGCATCTGTACCGCGCCTTCAAGGCCGCGGCCACCGCCCGTGGTGAGCGGCAGGGGCAGCTCGGGAAAGCGCAGCTTCCCCTCGCTCATGCTGGCGCCGCGCAGGGCCACGGAGAGCGCCTGGTCGATCGTCTCCACCGGGTGCACGTCCAGCGCGGCCAGCACCTCGGCCGGCAGGTCCTCCAGGTCGCCCTCGTTGTCCTTGGGGAGGACGATGGTGCGAATCCCCGCCCGGTGCGCGCCGAGAAGCTTCTCCTTCACGCCGCCGATGGGGAGCACCCGCCCGGTCAGCGTGACTTCGCCCGTCATCGCCACGTCCGAGCGGACGGGGGTGTCGGAGAGGGCCGAGACAAGCGCCGTCGTCATGGCCACGCCCGCCGAGGGGCCGTCCTTGGGGATGGCGCCCGCCGGGACGTGGATGTGCAGCTCCGAGCCCCACGCCTTGCGCGGGTCGATCCCGTAGCGCCCCGCGTTGGCGCGGGCGTACGTCAGCGCGGCGCGCGCCGACTCCTTCATGACGTCGCCAAGCTGGCCGGTGAGCACCAGGTTGCCGAAGCCGGGCTGCGCGGCACCCTCCCCCTCGCCCGTGGCGGCCACGGCGGCCCGCTGCTGCGCGCTGACCTCGATGAACATGATGTCGCCGCCCACCGGCGTGTAGTACATCCCCGTGGCCACGCCCACGGTGTCCTGCCCGCCCGCGCGCTCGGGGTGCACCCGCGTGCGCCCCAGCAGCTCCTTCACCCGCTCCAGGTCCACCTTCACCGTGCTCTCCGCGCCGGCGGCGATGCGGCGCGCGGCCTTGCGCGCCAGCTTCCCCACCTCGCGCTCCAGCTGGCGCACCCCGGCCTCGCGGGTGTACTCGGCGATCACGGCGCGCAGCGCCTCGTCGGTCACCTCCAGCTCCTCGGCGCGCAGCCCCGCGTCTTCGCGCTGCCGCGGAAGGAGGAAGCGCTCGGCGATGGCCTTCTTCTCCTGCTCCGTGTAGCCGCGGAACTCCACCGCCTCCATGCGGTCGTACAGCGGCGCCGGGATGTTCTGGACGTAGTTGGCCGTCGCGATGAACAGCACCTCGCTCAGGTCGAACGGCACGCCCAGGTAGTGGTCCGTGAACTCGTGGTTCTGCGCCGGATCCAGCACCTCCAGCAGCGCGCTCGACGGATCGCCCTGGTAGCTGACGCCCAGCTTGTCCACCTCGTCCAGCAGGATCACCGGGTTGCGGCTCTTGGCCTGCTTGAGGGCCTGCACGATGCGCCCCGGCATGGCGCCCACGTAGGTGCGCCGGTGCCCGCGGATGTCCGCCTCGTCGCGCACGCCGCCCAGCGCGATGCGCACGTACTTGCGGCCCAGCGCCCGCGCGATCGACTTGGCGATCGACGTCTTGCCAACGCCCGGAGGACCGGCGAAGAGGATGATGGGCCCCTTGGCGGTGGCTTTGGCCTTGGCTTCGGCGATCTCGCGCTCCAGCTCCTCCGCCGATGCCTCCGCCTCGGTGCCGGAGAGGGCCTCCGCCTCGATGGCGGCCTCCTCCTTCACCTCATCCTCGGCGCGGCGCGCGGCGAGCTGGCGCACGGCCAGGAACTCCAGGACGCGGTCCTTGACGTCCTCCAGCCCGTAGTGGTCCTCGTTGAGGATCTCCTCGGCGGGAAGGAGCTCCAGCCGGTCCTCGGTGCGCACGTTCCACGGCAGATCCGCCACCCACTCCAGGTAGGTGCGGATCACCTGGTACTCGGCGCTCTGCGGATTGGTGCGCTCCAGACGGCCCAGCTCGCGCTCCACCTCTTCGCGCGCCGTCTCGTCGAGACCGAGCGCCTCGATCTTCTCGCGCAGCTCCTCCAGCTCGGCGCCCTCGTCCTCCTCGCCCAGCTCGCGCTGGATCGCCTTCATCTGCTCGCGAAGGAGCATCTCGCGCTGGCGCTCGCCCAGCTCTTCCTGCACCTGCTGCTGGATCTCCTCCTGCGCCTCGATCATGGCGAGCTGGCGCTGCACGATGAGCAGAAGGGAGCGCAGGCGCTCTTCCACGGAGAGGATCTCGAGGAGCTTCTGCTTGGCCTCGGTTCCCATCTCCACGTAGAACGACACCAGGTCCGCGAACGGCCCCGGCTCGGTGACGCCGCTCATGAACTGCTGCAGCATCTCGGGCGGAATGCCGCGGCGCTTGCCGAGCTCGGCCGCGCGGTCGCGAAGCTCGCGGTAGAGCGCCAGGAAGGCGGGATCTTCCGCCGCGATCGGCTCCAGGTCGTGCATCTCGCGGACGTGCGCGGCCAGCCCGCGGCCTTCCGGTGCCACGTACTGGAGCGCGAGGGCGCGCCCCTCGCCCTGGATCAGCAGCTGCACGCCGCCGTTGCCGCGCTGCACCTGGGCGATGCGCACCACGGTGCCGACGGTGTAGAGGTTCTCCGCTTCCACCTCGTCGCGGTTCTCGCGCTGGGCCACGGCCAGCATGCGCCGGTCGCCGGCGAGCGCGGCCTCGATGGCCTGCAGCGTCCCCGGCCGCCCGGCCGAGATCGGCACGGCGGTCCCGGGAAACACGACCGTCTCCCGGAGCGGGAGAACGGGCAGCATCAATCGTTCACTCATCTCGTCATCCTTCCTTCAAGAAGGGGTCGCCATCCGCCGCGCCTCGTGCGGCCCGAACGGCGTGCTGGGGGTGGCGTTTCGCACAAGCCCTGCCACGCGAAAACCGCCCCGCGCCAGCCCACCCCGAACGTGTCTAAGTCTCGTTGTGTGATGCACTTAATATAACACATACCCCGCGTTTCCGCTGCTGTCATTGCGGCGGTAGCGCCCCCTGCCCCGCTGTCGTTCAGGCATGAACTACCGTCATCACGGCGTGCAGCCGCCCGCGTGTCTGCCCACCCTCTCCCCCACCGCGAACCCCGCCCTTCGCACCCAATCCTGCAGGGGCCGCCCCACGTGGCTGCCCGTACCCTGCGCATGCGCCGCCCCCCGGCCGGCCCGGAACCGCACTCCCCCACCCGGCGCCTTCCGTTCTCACGTCGTATAATACCCCGCAACGGCACGGACGGTATCGCGCAAGGGCGCGGTCTGGCGATGCCCATCGACCAACCCGATGTCCGATCTCGAAGAAGCCGAGGCAAAGCTGACCCACGCCCTGGCCCGCGCACGCACGGAGGAGCACGCGGAGCGCCAGCCCGTGCACACCGTGTACGGCGGAGCGCACCTCTTCCGCGCGGACACGGCGCCGCGCCTGGGCGCCCGCGCACTGGAGGCGCTCGACCGCTACGCACCGGACCCGGCCACTCTGGCAACCGCGCTGGAAGCGGACGCCCCTGCGGAGGCGGTGTGGGAGCGGGTCCGCGCCAAGCTGCTCCGCGAGCCGGTGGAGGACTTTCGCATCGACTTCGAGGACGGCTACGGCGTGCGCCCCGACAGCGAGGAAGACGAGCACGCCGAGACCGCCGCCCGCGAACTCGCCCGCGGCATGGCGGAGGGGACGCTCCCGCCCTTCATCGGCATCCGCGCCAAGGCGCTGACGATGGAGACGCGCGCCCGCGCCGTCCGCACACTGCGGCGCTTCGCGGACACGCTGCTGCGCTCCACGGGCGGCGTTCTGCCGCCGGGCTTCGTCATCACGCTCCCAAAGGTGACGGTCCCGGAGCAAGCGGAGCTGCTGGCCCTCCTGTTGGAACGGCTGGAGGCGGAGCACGGAGTGGCGGCCGGGACGCTGCGCATGGAGCTGATGGTGGAGACGCCCGAGGCGCTGTTCGACCACGAGGGGCGCGCGGCGCTCCCGGGGCTGGTGCGCGCGGGGCGCGGGCGGGTGGTCGCCGCCCACTTCGGCGCGTACGACTACACGGCGGCGCTGGGGATCACCGCCGCCCACCAGCACCTGCGCCACCCCGCGTGCGACTGGGCGCGCCACGCCATGCAGGTGTCGCTCGCGGGGAGCGGCGTGCGCTGGTCGGACGGCGCCACCACGCTCCTCCCCGTCGCCCCGCGTCGCGGCGAGCTGAGCGCTGAGCAGGAGGCGGAGAACCGGGCCGCGGTGCACCGTGGGTGGCGCGTGCACCACGACGATGTGAGGCACGGCCTGGCATCGGGCTTCTACCAGGGGTGGGACCTGCACCCGGCGCAGCTCGTGTCGCGCTACGCCGCGGTGTACGGCTTCTTCCTGGAAGGTGTGGACGCCGCCGGCGAGCGCCTCCGCAACTTCGTCGATCGTGCCGCGCGAGCCACCCGCGTCGGCAGCGCCTTCGACGACGCGGCCACCGGGCAGGGGCTCCTCAACTTCTTCCTGCGCGCCCTGGGCTGCGGCGCCATCAGCGAGGAAGATGCCCTCGCCCGAACCGGCCTCACCTCCGCCGAGCTGCGCATGCGCTCCTTTGCCTCGATCGTCCGCGCGCGGGAGGATCGCACCGAAAACGGCAAATGATTGGAGCTTTCCTGGCGCCCGGCGGCACCCTTAAACGGCGAGAGCCGCCCATGTGCGGGGGAGCACCTTCTCCTTTTACCCTCCCCCGCATCGTCCAGGGCACGGCGCCGCGGAACTGGAACCCAGGAGACCCCGCATGAGAGACATCCCCGAAAGCGACTGGAAGCTGTTCCGCACCGTGCGCGAGGCGGCCCTCGACCGCTACTGCGCGCGCGTCCTGGAAGAGAGCGCCGCGATCGTCGCTGACGAGCGCGAGACGAACCACGAGCGCTACATCCGCCTCTTTCGCCTGCTGGCGAAGCGGGACCGCACCATCGCCGACACGTTCAACGACCCCCGCCGCTCCGTAGCCCGCATGCAGCTCGCGCAGATGGGCGCCCTCGGCCTCGTCACCGACATCGAGCTCGCGCGCTTCTCCGTGGACACGCGCGAGACGGTGAGGCGGATCCGCGGCATATGATAGCCGGCGCCGGCCGGCTCAGAGGATCTCAGCGGGCCGCACGATCCTGACGTTGTTTTGCGCCTGCGGTCAGCTCCTGTATTACGACGGCAGACATAAAAAACCCGGCGGGGAAGGTCGCCGGGCGGTATCGAATCATAACGTTGGTGTCGTAGGTCACGCGGTGCACCGCTCCATCGGCGTCAGATCTCCCCCCGCAGGTAGCGCGCGTAGTTCCGCTTCCAGATCTTCAGCATCAGCGCGTCCGCGAGCGAGCCGGACAGCCGCTTCTCGATTTTCCCGTCCAGGCCGCGGACCACGACGTTGCACTCCGTCTTGTGAGCGATCTTCATCGCGGCATTGATCGCCTGATCGCGGGTCTTGTGGGTGCTGCGGACCACCCCGCGCACGCGCACCAGCCACTTCCCCTCCTTGGGAACGACGTACACGTCGATCAGCTTGCCGCCCGGCAGCACCGGAGCGGGCGCCGTGGCGGCGCCGTTCTCGATCATCGTCTTCGCCATCTCGTACCTGCCGGTTGATCTGCGAAACGCATTCGGACGGCCAAATATGAAGGAAATAATCACCCGCGCAATCACCCTGTATTCGACATGCAAACCGCTGGCGCTAAACGCTCTACGGGCGCTCCAATGGCGCATGCTGCTGCACCTAATTGTCATGCATATGGCGGAATGTCAGCTCCGTCTTGCGGGGAGAGCAGGGTTCATTGAGCTTGGATGAATGGCAGGGCACAAGTATGTTCCTCGGGCGGGGAGGCACCGGTGTCAGGCTTTCTCTTCGAGTACGATCCGGAGAAGGCGGCGAAGAACAGTTTCAAGCATGGCATCTCGTTCGGTGAGGCGCAGACCGTATTCACAGATCCTCTGGTGCTGGAAAGCGCGGATCTGGAGCACTCGGTCGAGGAGGAACGCCTTCTGCTGATCGGCCAATCCTTTCGTCGGCGTTTGTTGTTCGTGGTGTTCACCCAGAGGGGTGATGTCGTCCGCATCATCAGTGCGCGGAAGGCTACGAAACACGAGCGGAGGTTGTATGAAGAAGGATCCTGAGTTCAAGATGCTGCCCGCCCATGATTTTTCAGGCGCGGTCCGGGGCAGGGTCGCGGCCCGGTTCACCTCCGAGGAGCGGGATGCGCTCATCAGGCGGGTGGCCTCCGAGGAGGTGCAGACATGGACGGCGAACTGCCTCCTCCATGCGCAGAAGCTGGAGGCGGCACTCTTCACGCACCTGGTTCTTGCCGAGAAGCGTTCACCAGAGGAAGCCGCCGCCGAAGCACTGACGCTGCTGGATTGCGGTGGCCAGCGGAGCGTGCACCAGATGCTTTCCAGCCTTCGTGGCAAGCACCCGCTGCTCGGCGCCCTCGCTCACCGGTTAGCGGTATTCGCAGACGAGCGCAGCTGGCTCGTGCACCGGAGTGCGATCGAGAGCCAAGCGGCGCTCGCCTCCACCGAAAAAGCCGCGGATCTTCTCGACCGCCTCGAGCACATCGCGGCGGAAGCAGCCGCACTGAAGTCCGAGATAGAGGCGCTCGTGGCGGAGCGTCTCCTGGAAGACGGTTTCTCGAATCAGGAAATTGTCACGAGGCGGGACGAGACACACAAACTGTGGCTGGCCGCCTGATGCCGCGGCTCTGCCAGATTACGTGGTCATAGAAAGCGCCCAGTGGAGTGTATCCACGGGGCGCTTTGCTCAAGCTGCCTCCCAACGGGTCTCGCACAGAGGGCACGGAGATCAACGACAAGCCGCAGAGAACCCCTCCTGCTGTTCTTTCTTTCCCCCTCTGCGTCTCTGTGTGAAACCGCTGTTACGGCGCCGGCCGCAGCACCTCCGCCGCCTTGCCAAACTGCGCGGCGGCCTCGCGCACCTGCGGGTCGGTGACGGCGACGAGGCGGTAATAGCCGGTGTCGCCCCACTTCGAGAAGGCGATGCCGCGGGCCAGGACGCGCTGCAGCCGCGCATCCGCGTCGGCGCCGGCGGGGAGGGTGTGGCCGGCGCGCGCGGCAAAGGCGCGGAAGTCCGCCAGCGCCGCGTCGGGAAGGCGCGGCGAGGCGGCGAGGGCGTCGGCCGAGGGGAAGGCGGCGGCGTTGGCGCTCAGGTAGCCGCCGATCCAGCGCGTGGGGAGGTCCTCCTCGCGCAGGCGGGCGAGCCAGAGCGGGTCCGGCTCCGCCTCGGGGGTGACCACGTCGGGGAAGATGCCGCCGCCGCCGTACACCACGCGCCCGGCGGCGGTGCGGCACGAGGGGCGCCCGGCGGTGTCGCGCGCCGTGCGGGCCATGCGGTAGTAGTCGTTCACGCGCACGTCGCGGTACTGCCGCTGCACCACGCGGCCGCACGGCGTCTTGATGTGGCCGATCACCAGCATGATCGCCGAGCCGTCCGTCATGGGGAAGCCACGCATCAGCAGCGACTTGCCAAAGGTGGGGCGCCCCACCACCAGCGCCCGGTCGTGGTCCTGCAGCGCGCCCGCCACCAGCTCCGACGCGCTGGCGGTGCCCCCGTTCACCATCAGCACGACGGGGTACTGCCGCTCGCGCCGCCAGAAGGAGCGCTGCACGCGCACCGTCTCGCCCACGTCGGCTTTGCGGCCGGCGGACGAGTAGACGACGGTGCCCGCGGGGAGGAACTCGCCCGCCACCTTCGACGCCTCGTCCACCATGCCGCCGCCGTTGTCGCGCAGGTCCAGCAGGAGGCGCCGCATCCCCGTGCCCTCCAGTTTGGCGAGGGCGGCGTGGAGGTCTTCGGCGGCGCGCGTGTTGGAAAAGGTGGTCACGCGCACGTAGCCCGTGCTGTCGTCCAGCATCAGCACGGCGGGGACGGCGGTGCCCTCCTCGGCGCGCTGGCGACGGACGGTGCGCTCCAGCTCGGCCACCGAGCCGTCGACGCGCTCGCGCTCCAGCCGCAGGGCGACGGTGGAGTTGCGGGGGCCGGAGAGCACCACCTCCAGCTCGAAGGGGCTCTCGGCGCGCACCGGCTGCCCGTCGGCGGAGACGAGGACGTCGCCGGGAAGGATGTCCTGCCGCGCCGCGGCCGAGCCCGGCGCCACGCTCCGCACCACCGGCGTGCCGCGCGCGAAGTCCCACTCGATGGGCACCGGAAAGAGCCGGCCCTCGCGGTAGTCCTTTTCCTTCTGCGGCGAGAGGCGCGCTGCGGTGATGACGTACGAGTGCGGATCGGCGGCGCGCACCATCCCCTCCACCGCGGCCATGAAGAGGCGGTGGGTGTCGATGGAGTCCGGGTGGTT is drawn from Longimicrobium sp. and contains these coding sequences:
- the lon gene encoding endopeptidase La, whose protein sequence is MSERLMLPVLPLRETVVFPGTAVPISAGRPGTLQAIEAALAGDRRMLAVAQRENRDEVEAENLYTVGTVVRIAQVQRGNGGVQLLIQGEGRALALQYVAPEGRGLAAHVREMHDLEPIAAEDPAFLALYRELRDRAAELGKRRGIPPEMLQQFMSGVTEPGPFADLVSFYVEMGTEAKQKLLEILSVEERLRSLLLIVQRQLAMIEAQEEIQQQVQEELGERQREMLLREQMKAIQRELGEEDEGAELEELREKIEALGLDETAREEVERELGRLERTNPQSAEYQVIRTYLEWVADLPWNVRTEDRLELLPAEEILNEDHYGLEDVKDRVLEFLAVRQLAARRAEDEVKEEAAIEAEALSGTEAEASAEELEREIAEAKAKATAKGPIILFAGPPGVGKTSIAKSIARALGRKYVRIALGGVRDEADIRGHRRTYVGAMPGRIVQALKQAKSRNPVILLDEVDKLGVSYQGDPSSALLEVLDPAQNHEFTDHYLGVPFDLSEVLFIATANYVQNIPAPLYDRMEAVEFRGYTEQEKKAIAERFLLPRQREDAGLRAEELEVTDEALRAVIAEYTREAGVRQLEREVGKLARKAARRIAAGAESTVKVDLERVKELLGRTRVHPERAGGQDTVGVATGMYYTPVGGDIMFIEVSAQQRAAVAATGEGEGAAQPGFGNLVLTGQLGDVMKESARAALTYARANAGRYGIDPRKAWGSELHIHVPAGAIPKDGPSAGVAMTTALVSALSDTPVRSDVAMTGEVTLTGRVLPIGGVKEKLLGAHRAGIRTIVLPKDNEGDLEDLPAEVLAALDVHPVETIDQALSVALRGASMSEGKLRFPELPLPLTTGGGRGLEGAVQMHGSR
- a CDS encoding aldolase/citrate lyase family protein → MSDLEEAEAKLTHALARARTEEHAERQPVHTVYGGAHLFRADTAPRLGARALEALDRYAPDPATLATALEADAPAEAVWERVRAKLLREPVEDFRIDFEDGYGVRPDSEEDEHAETAARELARGMAEGTLPPFIGIRAKALTMETRARAVRTLRRFADTLLRSTGGVLPPGFVITLPKVTVPEQAELLALLLERLEAEHGVAAGTLRMELMVETPEALFDHEGRAALPGLVRAGRGRVVAAHFGAYDYTAALGITAAHQHLRHPACDWARHAMQVSLAGSGVRWSDGATTLLPVAPRRGELSAEQEAENRAAVHRGWRVHHDDVRHGLASGFYQGWDLHPAQLVSRYAAVYGFFLEGVDAAGERLRNFVDRAARATRVGSAFDDAATGQGLLNFFLRALGCGAISEEDALARTGLTSAELRMRSFASIVRAREDRTENGK
- a CDS encoding DUF2188 domain-containing protein; the protein is MAKTMIENGAATAPAPVLPGGKLIDVYVVPKEGKWLVRVRGVVRSTHKTRDQAINAAMKIAHKTECNVVVRGLDGKIEKRLSGSLADALMLKIWKRNYARYLRGEI
- a CDS encoding BrnT family toxin — its product is MSGFLFEYDPEKAAKNSFKHGISFGEAQTVFTDPLVLESADLEHSVEEERLLLIGQSFRRRLLFVVFTQRGDVVRIISARKATKHERRLYEEGS
- a CDS encoding S41 family peptidase, producing MRRTILAAAAAALLPLAAAAQEGVVRPRSTAEDLQMFSQVLNQIRVNHPDSIDTHRLFMAAVEGMVRAADPHSYVITAARLSPQKEKDYREGRLFPVPIEWDFARGTPVVRSVAPGSAAARQDILPGDVLVSADGQPVRAESPFELEVVLSGPRNSTVALRLERERVDGSVAELERTVRRQRAEEGTAVPAVLMLDDSTGYVRVTTFSNTRAAEDLHAALAKLEGTGMRRLLLDLRDNGGGMVDEASKVAGEFLPAGTVVYSSAGRKADVGETVRVQRSFWRRERQYPVVLMVNGGTASASELVAGALQDHDRALVVGRPTFGKSLLMRGFPMTDGSAIMLVIGHIKTPCGRVVQRQYRDVRVNDYYRMARTARDTAGRPSCRTAAGRVVYGGGGIFPDVVTPEAEPDPLWLARLREEDLPTRWIGGYLSANAAAFPSADALAASPRLPDAALADFRAFAARAGHTLPAGADADARLQRVLARGIAFSKWGDTGYYRLVAVTDPQVREAAAQFGKAAEVLRPAP